TTTTTATAAATACCCTTTCTCTTTTATATCGGCATTCGTATAAGAATTGAACGGTTCCGGGTGGCCTTACGGCTTGCCCGGTTTTTTTGTCTTGGCGACAGACGGCCGCCATTGAATAAGCTTCACCAGCTGCTCCTGCATGTAAGCCGGAGAGTAAGGCAGACCGTTTTCAATCCAGTAGAAGATCAGTCCTAGCAGCGCATGATTCGAATAAACGGATAGCAGCTCGGCATTTATTCCTTCCAGAGTCGGGTGCTCCAGCTCATCCCTTGAGATCTGCTGAATGGCAACGAACATCTTCTCTCTCAGATGGGAATGCGCGTTGCTCTTCAGCAGCAGGGTGTACAGCTCGGCATGCTGCTGAATATGCTCGAAAATTTTAACCGAATGGGCAGGCAGCTCATGAATGCGGAAATACTCCTCGTTCTCGTAAGGAGCGCGGAACGACTGCAGCAGTTCCCCGATCAGACCGTGAATAATATCGTCCAGCAGGGCTTCCTTGCTCTCATAATGCGAGTAGAAGGTCCCGCGGTTATAATTGGCAAGCTCCACAATCTCCGTAATGGAAATGTCATCGAAATCCTTTTGCTTCATAAGCGTGAGCAGCGCCTGCTTTAACGCCTCCCTGCTGCGGATCACCCGGCGATCGACAGCTTTGCTATGATGATCACGCATGCCATCCCTTCCTTTTTCCAAAAAGTTTTTTTCAACAAACGGCGGCGGTTTGTTCGTTAACGCACATTTCGCGAGGTTTTACTGATTGAGGCTTGCTCCACACCTTTATTATACTAAAAACAAACAGTTGTACTTATAACCGACAGCTGTTGAAAAACACTTTTTTAAACCTTCGCATGAAGGACATGCATACAAACCAAGTGAAACCGGGAGGAATTAACGATGAGACTATCGGGTAAAGTTGCAGTTATTACGGGCGCCGCTTCGGGTATGGGCAAGGCGATTGCCGAGTTGTATGCCGCGGAAGGAGCAAAGGTGGTCGTATCCGACCTTCGCGCGGAAACCGCTCAAACCGTCGTTGACGGAATCGAGGAAAAAGGCGGTACGGCGGTTGCCGTGGCAGCCAACGTTGCGAAAGAGGAAGATGTACAGCAGCTGATCGATACGGCGGTAGAGAAATTCGGCACGGTCGATATTCTCGTTAACAATGCCGGCATTATGGACAACTTTGTCCCTGCCGCCGATTTGACGGACGAGCTGTGGGAGCGCATCTTTGCCATCAATGCCACCGGCCCAATGCGGACCATTCGCAAGGTCCTTCCTCTCTTCCTGGAGAAAAAAGCAGGCGTTATCGTAAATATCGCTTCCGCCGGCGGCCTGTTTGGTTCCCGTGCCGGCGCAGCTTACACCGCCTCGAAGCACGCCGTTGTTGGTCTTACGAAAAACGTCGGCTTCCAATACGCCACGCAAGGCATCCGTTGCAATGCCATCGCTCCCGGCGGCGTAAATACGAATATCGGCACTTCAATCAATGCTCCAAGTCCGTTCGGCATGGAACGCGCTATGGTTGGCATTCAGGTGAATCCTCGCGCAGGCGAACCTGAAGAGATCGCTAAAGTTGCCTTGTTCCTGGCTTCGGATGATTCCAGCTTCGTGAACGGTACCGTTGTAACGGCTGATGCCGGCTGGACGGCTTACTAAAATTTAATTGTTATCAAACAAGCGTCAGCCCATTGGGCTGGCGTTTTTTTTAATTCAATATAATCTAAACTTCAATATAATCGAGAAACTTCCGGGCCAGCCGCTGCTGGCTGCCTCTCTTCGAATAGATGCCGCCAAACGTGCCGCTCGCATCCAGGCGATAACCGGCCAGCGGGACCGCTACAATCCTTCCGCTCTCCACATAAGGATCATCCCTCAGCATAAGGCTGGACATCAGACTGATGCCAAGGCCCTCCGCGACGCTGCGCTTTATGACCTCGGGGTTGGTTGTCGTGAAAATAACGTTAATCCCGCCGCACACCTGCTTAATATCCTCCGTCACACCGTCCCAGAAGCTGCTTGCCGACATAATAAACGCATGATTGGCCAAATCCTTCAGCATAAGCTCCTTGTTAAGCGCCAGCACCGAATCCCGGGGTACAATCGCTTGCAGCTCCCCTTTGTATTGAAAGGAGTGGAAGGCAATCGGTTCCGGCAGTCCGTCGCTCGTATAGGGGTTAAGCGAGATTAATCCCAGATGAGCTTTATCGTGGACGATTCGGTCTATGACTATCCGGCTCTCCAGCTCAATAACCATCACTTTGATTTGAGGATAATCCTTCTTAAACCTCGCCAGCGTCTTGGGCAAAAAAGTCATGCTTAAGCTCGGGATCGTCGCGATGACCAGCTCGCCTTTATAAACGGAAGTAATCGACTGCACCTCTTCCTTGATCTCGTCGACCTTCATCAGAATTTCGAGCACCTTCTTGATGATCGTTATGCCATCCTCGGTCGGCACGGTTCCGTTACGGGAACGCTTGAAGAGCGGAATGCCGATTTCCTTCTCCAAGAGCGAAATAGATTGGCTGATCGCGGATTGGGACACATGAAGATTCTGCGCGGCCAGCGACATGGAATTCGTCTCGAATACTTCCTTCACATATTCCAATTGTTCGATATTCATGGACGACCTCTGCTCTTTATATTAGCGTTGCTTATATTACCATCAACAATAGATGGTATCCCATCTGAATTCATTATATTATAATCGACCTCACGAAAATAAGTGGAGTGTGAGGTATTTTATGAATGCGAAGCAAGACGACAACCGGTTCTGGTTCGTTATACTCGCGATCTTTTTCGGCAATTTCTCTTCGATCTTGAATTCGGGAACGGTAACGGTTGCCCTGCCCTTCATGATGAAGGATCTTCATTCGGACCTGAACGATACGCAGTGGGTAACAACCGGCTTTATGCTCGCCATGGGGTCAATTGCCCCTATTGTTGGTTACTTGGGGGATAAAATCAGTTATAAGCGGCTTTATATGTTCTCGTTAGTCGGCTTTCTCATTTGCTCGGTCTTGTGCGGCTGCTCTTGGAATATCGGTTCCCTTGTCCTCTTCCGGATTCTGCAAGGCCTGTTCTGCGGGGCGATTCTGCCTGCAACGTTAACTATCGTCTATCAGGCGGTTCCGGCGGAAAAGCAAGCGCTTGGCGTCAGTCTATGGAGCGTAGCCAGCATGTTTGCTCCAGCCATTGGCCCAACCCTTGGCGGTCTACTCACGGAGTATTACGGCTGGAAGGCCATCTTCTTCATGAACATCCCGCTTGCGCTATTGGCGATCGTGCTGGCTTCCCGTTACCTGCCGATGCAGCAGGTCAACAAAGGCAGCTCCCTGGATCTAGCCGGGTTGCTCACTGCCGTAACGGGCAGCACATCCCTGATGATGTATTTCACGCAAGGGAATAAAATCGGCTGGTTTTCCGGCTGGGGAATCCTATGGATTACGCTTGGCGTAGTCAGCATTGCCTTGTTCATCCGGCGGGAGCTTACGGCGAAAGCGCCTCTCCTTAATCTCCGGGTTTTCCGGCATACGACCTTCACCTTTGGTATTGTCGTCAACTGTATTTTGACCATCGGCTTGTACGCGGGCGCCTTCTTGCTCCCAATCTATATGGAAAATGCCCTTGGCTCCTCCTCCTTGACGGTAGGGCTTATGATGCTGCCGGGCGCTTTGCTTATGATAGGGGCTTCTCTCCTGTCGGGAAGGCTTCACGGGAAAATCCGTCCGGAATATCCGCTGCTTGGCGGCGCATTTCTGCTCATCATCGCGACATGGGCATTCAGCCGTCTATCCCTGACAACGTCCTACGCGTTTATCATCGGCTGGATGATCTGCCGTTATGTCGGGCTTGGCTTCTCGTCTCCGAATATCATGACGCTCTCGATGAGCGCCATTCCGAAGGAGTCTACCGGGCATGCTTCCGCGATTACGAACTGGCTCCGCCAGGTCATTGCTTCCTTCGCGATTGGCATATTCAGCTCGGTTTACTCGGTCCGGACGCAGACGCATTTCACCGAGCTTAGCTCAAGCGGCGGGGTGAAAACCTCCCTGCAGGAGACCGCCTCCGTCCTCGCCATGAACGATACGTTTATCGTGGCCTGCGTCGTTACGGTTGTTGCGATTCCGTTTATTCTCGTTCTAAGCTCCCGCTCCCGCATCAGCGGCGAAAAAGCAGCCTCGACCGTTTCCAAATGATATCGGAAAGCCCCTCTATATCCGCATAGAGGGGCTTTCGCCATTTGAAAATGATATAATTCACCTTATACAAGCCCGCCTGGAGCAGGAGGTAAAGCCGTTGTTTCGGATTATGATTATTGAAGACGACGAGAAGATTCGGCGGATTGTCGCCGACGCGTTACGCAAATGGCAGTATGAAGCAATCGAGCTGACATCCTTCGATAACGTGCTTGGCGAGTTCGAGGCCGCGCAGCCGCATTTGGTGCTGCTTGACGTCAATTTGCCCGTGTTTGACGGGTTTTACTGGTGCCAGCAAATCCGCATGGCGTCGAAGGTACCGATTATTTTCATTTCGTCCCGCAATCAGAATATGGATGTTATTATGGCGATTAATATGGGCGGGGACGACTTCGTGCAAAAGCCGTTTGACCTTGGCGTGCTGGTGGCAAAGGTCAGTGCGCTGCTCCGCCGCAATTATACGTATCAGGACGACAACCTGCAAATGTCGCACCGGCAGCTTGTTTTCCATCTGTCTAATTCCTCCGTGCAGTACGGGGACCAGACGGCCGAGCTGTCGCGCAACGAGTTTATTATTCTGCAGACGATGATGCGCAGCATTGG
This region of Paenibacillus sp. JDR-2 genomic DNA includes:
- a CDS encoding TetR/AcrR family transcriptional regulator; this encodes MRDHHSKAVDRRVIRSREALKQALLTLMKQKDFDDISITEIVELANYNRGTFYSHYESKEALLDDIIHGLIGELLQSFRAPYENEEYFRIHELPAHSVKIFEHIQQHAELYTLLLKSNAHSHLREKMFVAIQQISRDELEHPTLEGINAELLSVYSNHALLGLIFYWIENGLPYSPAYMQEQLVKLIQWRPSVAKTKKPGKP
- a CDS encoding SDR family oxidoreductase — translated: MRLSGKVAVITGAASGMGKAIAELYAAEGAKVVVSDLRAETAQTVVDGIEEKGGTAVAVAANVAKEEDVQQLIDTAVEKFGTVDILVNNAGIMDNFVPAADLTDELWERIFAINATGPMRTIRKVLPLFLEKKAGVIVNIASAGGLFGSRAGAAYTASKHAVVGLTKNVGFQYATQGIRCNAIAPGGVNTNIGTSINAPSPFGMERAMVGIQVNPRAGEPEEIAKVALFLASDDSSFVNGTVVTADAGWTAY
- a CDS encoding LysR family transcriptional regulator — its product is MNIEQLEYVKEVFETNSMSLAAQNLHVSQSAISQSISLLEKEIGIPLFKRSRNGTVPTEDGITIIKKVLEILMKVDEIKEEVQSITSVYKGELVIATIPSLSMTFLPKTLARFKKDYPQIKVMVIELESRIVIDRIVHDKAHLGLISLNPYTSDGLPEPIAFHSFQYKGELQAIVPRDSVLALNKELMLKDLANHAFIMSASSFWDGVTEDIKQVCGGINVIFTTTNPEVIKRSVAEGLGISLMSSLMLRDDPYVESGRIVAVPLAGYRLDASGTFGGIYSKRGSQQRLARKFLDYIEV
- a CDS encoding MDR family MFS transporter is translated as MNAKQDDNRFWFVILAIFFGNFSSILNSGTVTVALPFMMKDLHSDLNDTQWVTTGFMLAMGSIAPIVGYLGDKISYKRLYMFSLVGFLICSVLCGCSWNIGSLVLFRILQGLFCGAILPATLTIVYQAVPAEKQALGVSLWSVASMFAPAIGPTLGGLLTEYYGWKAIFFMNIPLALLAIVLASRYLPMQQVNKGSSLDLAGLLTAVTGSTSLMMYFTQGNKIGWFSGWGILWITLGVVSIALFIRRELTAKAPLLNLRVFRHTTFTFGIVVNCILTIGLYAGAFLLPIYMENALGSSSLTVGLMMLPGALLMIGASLLSGRLHGKIRPEYPLLGGAFLLIIATWAFSRLSLTTSYAFIIGWMICRYVGLGFSSPNIMTLSMSAIPKESTGHASAITNWLRQVIASFAIGIFSSVYSVRTQTHFTELSSSGGVKTSLQETASVLAMNDTFIVACVVTVVAIPFILVLSSRSRISGEKAASTVSK
- a CDS encoding response regulator transcription factor; this translates as MFRIMIIEDDEKIRRIVADALRKWQYEAIELTSFDNVLGEFEAAQPHLVLLDVNLPVFDGFYWCQQIRMASKVPIIFISSRNQNMDVIMAINMGGDDFVQKPFDLGVLVAKVSALLRRNYTYQDDNLQMSHRQLVFHLSNSSVQYGDQTAELSRNEFIILQTMMRSIGKIVSRDDLMQVLWNDEQFIDDNTLTVNVNRLRRKIAVLGLEDFIATRKGMGYIIE